DNA from Desulfovibrio porci:
TGCCTCCCATGGCCTCCATTCCCCTGCCCTTCTATTTCATGGTTGTGGCGGCCTTTTTTGTGGGGGCCGTGCTGGCGCTCGGTTTTTTGGTCTGGGATAAGGTAAACCTGTCCGCGCGCCTGATGAAGAGCAAATGGCGCGTCAGCAGCCTTGAACGTGAGGTGGAAAAGTTGCGCAAGCAACTGGGCGCGGAAACTTCACGCAGTTCTTTTTTGCGCAAGACGCAAGGCTGTCCGACTGATGCCGGAAAGCAATCCGGCGAAAGCAAATCCGCCGCTTCCTCCGCCTTGCCGGAAGACGTGCTGGCTCCCGACCCGGACAAGGCCTGATTGATCCCGCCGGACCGCGCCCCTTTCAACTTTTGACGGGCGCGGTCCTTTTTATATGGTTTACGCGATGGCGTGAATAGGTTATCGTTTATTACTAAACGATCTTATCACCTTTTAGCGTAGCGTAACCACCATGGCCGAAACTCCCGCCAAACTGACGCCCATGTTTGAACAGTACATGCGCATCAAGGCTGATTACCCTGATGCCCTGCTCTTTTACCGGATGGGCGACTTCTACGAACTGTTCTTCGACGACGCCGTCACCGCAGCGCGCGAACTTCAGATCGCGCTGACGAGCCGCAGCAAAGACAGCGAGAACCCTGTGCCCATGTGCGGTGTGCCCTGGCATGCCGTGCAGAGCTATGTGGCCCAGCTCATCGACAAGGGCTTCCATGTGGCCATCTGTGACCAGACGGAAGACCCCAAGGCCGCCAAGGGGCTGGTCAAACGGGCCGTCACGTGCGTGATTACGCCGGGCACGGTGCTGGAAGACGCCAATCTGAACACCAAGAGCCACAACTATCTCGGCGCGCTTTGCTACGATACGGGACAGGGGCGGGGCGGCTTCGCCTGGGCGGATATTTCCACCGGCCAGTGGTCGGGCGTGGAATTCAAACGCCAGGCCGAACTCTGGCAATGGGCGCAGAAACTGGCCCCGCGTGAACTCTTGGTGCCCGAAGGTCTGGAACTGCCGCCGCACTGCCTGCTGGAAGGCGTGCGCCTTGTGCGTATACCTGCGGCGCACTTTGAACTCAAGCGCGCCACGGAACGCGTGCTCAGGGCGCAGGGTGTGCGCGAGGCCGGGGCTCTGGGTCTGCAGGGCAAGAATGAACTGATGCGCTCCTGCGGAGCGCTGCTGGTCTATCTGGACCAGACCCAGAAGCGCAATCCCGACCACCTCATGCCGTTCAGACCCCTGGACCTGAGCCGTCGGCTGCTGATCGACGAGGTGACCGAGCGTAACCTGGAGATCTTCACCCGTCTTAACGGGCGCAAGGGCAAAGGCACATTGCGGCATGTGCTGGACGACACCATGACGCCCATGGGCGGGCGCTTTCTGGAGGATATGCTCCGCCATCCCTGGCGGGAAGCCGGACCTATCGCCCAGATTCAGGAAGCCGTGGCCTTTTTTCATGACGACGACCGGCGTCGCGCCGCATTGCGGGAGAGCCTGCGCGAGGTGTATGATCTGGAGCGCCTCTCCACCCGAATCAGCCTCAATCGCGGCGGGCCGCGCGACTTCATCGCCCTGCGCAACAGTCTTGCCGCCCTGCCCGGCGTCTACGCGGCTCTGATTAAAAATTCAGACTCGGGCTACGCCACCGAAGCGCAGGCTTTGGGCCATGAACTGCCGCAAAGCCTCTGCCGGATCGTCAAAACCTGGGATCACCTTGAGGATTGCGCCGCGCTGCTGAGTGCCGCTCTGGTCGACAGCCCCCCCTCCGTGATCACTGACGGCGGCCTGTTCAAAAGCGGCTACAATGCCGAACTGGACAAACTGTTGGACCTGGTGGAGCACGGCGAGCAAAAACTTCAGGAATTACTTGAAGAAGAGCAGCGGCGAACCGGCATTTCAAAGCTGAAGATGGGCTATAACCGCGTGTTCGGCTATTATTATGAGGTGACGCGCGCGTCCCATTCCGGTCCCATGCCTGAGCATTTCATCCGTCGGCAGACTCTGGCCAATGCCGAACGCTTCACCACCGTGGCGCTCAAGGAACTGGAAGAAGAGCTGCTTTCCGCTGCGGATAAGCGCAAGAGCCTGGAATACAAGATGTTTCAGGATCTACGCGAGCACATGGCCCGCCAGCGTGAACGCATTGTGCATATGGCGGATCTGGTGGCCCAGCTGGATTATTGGCAAAGCCTCGCCCACGTGGGACGCCAGAACAACTGGTGCCGCCCCCGGCTTACAGACGACGCGCATCTGGACATTCGCGAGGGCCGACATCCGGTGGTGGAAGCCATGATGGGCAGCGCCAATTTTGTGCCCAACAATTTCCGCCTGGACCAGAAGCGCCGCCTCTGCCTGCTCACCGGTCCCAATATGGCGGGCAAATCCACAGTGCTGCGTCAGGTGGCCATTATTTGCCTGCTGGCTCAGATGGGCTCCATGGTGCCTGCGGCCGAAGCCACGCTGGGGCTGGTGGACCGGCTCTTCTCCCGCGTGGGCGCTTCGGACAATCTGGCTCAGGGACAGAGCACCTTTATGGTGGAAATGATGGAAACCGCGCGTATTCTGCGCCAGGCCACCCGGCGTAGTCTGGTCATCCTGGACGAGATCGGGCGCGGCACCAGCACCTATGACGGGGTGGCCCTGGCCTGGGCCGTGGTGGAAGACCTCGCCCGGCGCGCGGGCGGCGAGTTGCGCACGCTTTTTGCCACGCATTACCACGAACTCACGGCCTTGGAGGGACGCATTCCCGGCGTCTTCACCATGAATATCGCCATCCGTGAGTACAATAACGACATTCTTTTTCTGCACAAGCTGGTGCCCGGTCCTTCAGACCGGAGCTACGGCGTGGAAGTGGCGCGCTTGGCCGGTGTGCCTGTTCCCGTGGTGCAGCGGGCCAGAGCTATTCTGGCCGGTCTGGAACGGGGGCGCGAAGGCGCGCGAAAAGCCGTGGCAGTGGCATCCATGCCTCTGCCGGGTCTGGACTTGCCGCAGGGCAACAGCAATGACGCCGCTACGGACGCGCTGCCGGAAATCAACGCCGCACCGCCTGCGGCGGAGCATCCTCTGGTCCGTCTGCTGCGCGATCTCGCGCCCGAGACGCTCAGCCCGCTGGACGCGCTCAAGCTTCTGATGGAATGGAAGCGGCTTTGGGGTACGGAACCTGACGGCGACAGCGAAGAGGCACAGGTCGAAGAAGCATGAGCGACGCCAATCCCTGGTCCGTCATCCAGTTTATTGCCGAAAAGCGCATTGAAGAGGCGCAGGCCAAGGGAGAATTCGACGATCTCCCCGGCCGTGGCCGACCTCTGGAACTGGAAGATATGAGTCATGTACCCGAAGAATTGCGCATGGCTTACAAAATTTTGCGCAATGCGGGCTGTCTGCCGCCGGAACTGGCCGAACGCAAGGAAATCAACCGTCTTGTGGATCTTCTGGAACGGTGCGAGGACGAGCGGGAGCGCGTCCGCCAGATGCAGAAGCTGCGCTTTATGATCCAGCGCGCCCGGATGCGCCACCAGCGCTCCATCCGCATTGAGCAGGACGATCCCTATTACGCGCGGCTGCTGGAGCGTCTGAGCGCTCTGGACAAAGCTCATTGAGAGGGGCTAACGGTTCAACACTATAGGGTTTTGTTCGTCTGCAAGGAAGATACACCTGCATTGAGGGAGCGTACTTTTGTCTCGGCCGTTGCAGTGAAGCTGCTTACGGATGAGGAAGCAGATATCTGCGCCCGATCGGAAAAGCAGGTGAAATCCGGCGCAGCCGGCGGGCAAAACGGCATGATTCCAACAGGCTCTAATATAGGTCCGCGTCCGCGGGCATGCGCTCCCAGTAAATACGGCCTTTTTTGCGGTACTTGCGCAATAGCACATAGACGCTACCCGGCCCGCCGTCATGGGGCTGGGCCGTGCAAAAGGCCAGCACCACGCGCTTGAAGGGATCCTGGGTCAGCCAGCTTTGCAGTTTTTCCCGCAGCACGCCCATGCCGTCGGGCGAATTGCGGCCCCGCCCCGGCACCACCAGCACAGTGCGCAGTCCCTTGTACCAGCAGCTGCGCATAAAGCCGCGCAAGGCTTCAAAGGCCTGTACGGCATTGAGGCCGTGCAGGTCGAGATGCGCCTCGGGGCTCAGGCCGCCGGCGCGCAATTTATTCATGATCATTTGGTCCAGACCCACCACATGGCCTTCCAGATATTCGTCCGTAAAGGAGAGAGCGAACTCCAGCTTGCCGTCCATGAAATCCTGCAGGCTCAGTTCTCCCTGAGGCGGCGGCGTGCCGGGCTGCGGTTCCGGACTGACTTCACGCCCTCGCGCCTGTAACGGGCGCACCTCTCCCATAGCCCGCAAAAAGGCTGCTGTTTCGGCGTCATCAGGGCCATCGCCTCCCTCGTGACGTGCGAACAACAGCGCCTCGTCCCGTTGCGGAGACTCCGCGCTCTTTTTCGCGTCGCCGACGGACAAGGACATGTTTTTCTTTCCCGCGCTTTCCTGTCCGGCGGCTTGTCCCGCAGCACGCTTTTTTTTACGTTCCCCGGCTCCGGGCAAATGGCACTGCTCTTCCAGGCGAAAACCGCGCGCACGGTCTTTTCGTTTCCCCGCGCCTTGTTGGACACGGCTCATGGCCCACAGAAAAAGCGCGGCGTCTTCGGGATCCAACGCGGCATCTTCCGCATCAGGCATTGCGGTGGAACCACACTGTTTTCCTCGCCTTTTCTCCCGTCGCAGCACGGATTCCGCTGCGGCGTTCTTTTTTTTGTCAGGGAAGGATTTGAGATTCAGGGCTCGGAACGGGTTTTCAGCAAAAGCATCATTGTCGGACATGGCGCTATAACCGGACGGATTTTCGTGGTGGTAAAAAAAGCCGCGGCAATGCCGCGGCTCAACAAAAGTCGACTGAGAAAAAGCTATGGCGCCTTCGGCGCGTCGGCCGGGGTTTCCGCACCCGGCGTCGCGGCGGGCTGCTGCGGCGCGGGAGCGGTCTGACCGGCCTTCGGATCCTGCGCAGGCGCGGGAACCGCGGGTGCCGGAACCGAAGCGGCGGGTTCTTCAATTTTGACGTTCAGAATGGTGGACTCGCTGCTGGGACGGGAACTCGTCACATAGGTATAGCTCAGGGAGGTAATCACGAAGATGACGGCCATCAGCGTGGTGAGCTTGGCCAGAATGCCGCCCGCGCCGCCGCTGCCGAACACCGAAGTGTTGCCGCCGCCGAAAATGACGCCCATGCCTTCCTTGCCCGCCTGAAGCAGGACCAGAATGACCAGCAATACGCACACAATAATATGCAGCGTAAGAATAAGAGTCTGCACGAATTCCTCCTCACCGCCCGGCACAGCCCGGCGGCGCGCCAAAAAAGGATAAGCCGATCCCGCCTTGCACAAAATCGCGGCACAAGACCCGGCTGTTGCGGGCGCTCCGCCGTCAATCGGCGAAGCCGGCCAAAACGCACTCGTCCTCTGCCTCATCCGCGGAGCGGGCAGACAGGGACGGGCGTTTACTACGATCCGATAATCTGTAGAAAACTTTGCGCCTCTAAAGAAGCGCCTCCTACCAGAAGACCGTCCACATTGTCAAGTCCGACCAGGGCGGAGGCGTTGGTCGGTTTGACGCTGCCGCCGTACAGAATGGGCAGTTCAGCGGCGGTTTCGCCCAGCATGTCTGCAAGCAGCGCGCGCAGGGCCGCGTGCGCCTCCTGTACCTCCACCGGACCGGCCACCTTGCCCGTGCCGATGGCCCAGACAGGCTCATAGGCTACAGCCAGCCGCCCGGCCAAAGTCCCGCGCAGGGCTTCGGGCAGCGGCTCCAGAGCTGTGGAAAGCTGGCGGGACAGCACGTCCCTGAGCTGCCCGGCTTCACGCTCATGCAGCATTTCGCCCACGCAGAGCATAACCTTGAAGCCCTGCGCCAGGGCAAAGGCGGTCTTGCGGGCTATCAGCTCGTCGCTTTCGCTGAAGACATGGCGACGCTCGGAATGGCCGACCAGAACCCAGGTCGCGCCCGCATCATTCAGCATGCCCGTCGAAATTTCTCCGGTAAAAGCTCCCTGCGCGGCGGGATAAAAATTCTGCCCGCCCACCGCCAGGTTCTTTTTGCCGGTAAAAGCCTCCGCCACCGCATCAACGGCCGTGAACGGCGGGAAAACCAGCACCAAACGGCCATGCGGCGTGCCGTCGGGCAGGGCCAGCGCCAATTCGGCGGCGGTTTGCGCGGCTTCAGGGCGCGTTTTATACATCTTCCAGTTGGCGGCAATAATTTTTTGCATAACAGCACCTTTGGCTGGGGATCATTCTTGCAGGGAACAAACGTAAATCAGCGCGTCTTCGCCGCTGTCCGTATAATAGCGGGGGCGCACGCCGACCTGGCGGAAACCGCTGCTCCGGTAGAGGGCAATGGCCGCGTGGTTGCCCACCCGCACCTCAAGCAAGACTTTCTGCATACCCATTTTACGGGCCACATGCAAGGCCGCGTTCAGGATGCGGCGTCCGAAGCCTTTGCGACGCTCTTCAGGAACCACGGCCAGGTTGAGTATTTCCAGTTCATCAAGGGTATGGTATACGGAAATATAGGCCAGCAGTTCCGGCCCCCGAAAAAGGCCAAAAGCCGCGAAGGCCGGCTGTGCAAAGGCCGCGCGGCACTGCGCTTCGGACCAGGGCAGGGAAAAACAGCGCCGCTCAAGCGCGTGCATGCTCGTGGCGTGACGCGCGTCAAGACGCTGAAAAAGCGGCGTTGAGGAAGCTGCAATGGAAACGGATCCGTACATGAAACAAAACCTTTATCCGGGCTTGAAAAACGCCGCCTTGTTTCTGGAGGTGGTGGACGAACGCAACACCCCACTCTGCGTCATGGCCGAAAAGGATGTGCTGCGCCAGCGCCTGCGCCATCGCGCCGTCGCCCTGCTGATCCGCGACAGCGCAGGCCGGGCGTTACTGACCTTTCGCGCGGGGCGCGGCTGGGGCTTTTCATCATTTGCCCTGGTCAGGGCGGGACAGGCCTTTGAGGCGCGGGCCCGCGCCATGCTGCGCGAGGACTGGCGCGAGGAAGGCGGCCGTCTGTTGTCCCTGGGCTTTTGTCCTCCCTGCCCGGAAAGCCGTCAGGCCTTTGTGGCCCTGTTTGAAGCCCGTCTGCCCGCCGCCCTGGCCGCGCAAAAGGCCCTGGATCCGGACCGGAACATGCTGCTGGATTACGATGAACTCAAAGGCCTGCGCGCGCATTTCGATGATC
Protein-coding regions in this window:
- a CDS encoding LapA family protein is translated as MRYVKVLLLAILFFLALVFFFQNQNALSQNLVLTLNLFFLPPMASIPLPFYFMVVAAFFVGAVLALGFLVWDKVNLSARLMKSKWRVSSLEREVEKLRKQLGAETSRSSFLRKTQGCPTDAGKQSGESKSAASSALPEDVLAPDPDKA
- the mutS gene encoding DNA mismatch repair protein MutS yields the protein MAETPAKLTPMFEQYMRIKADYPDALLFYRMGDFYELFFDDAVTAARELQIALTSRSKDSENPVPMCGVPWHAVQSYVAQLIDKGFHVAICDQTEDPKAAKGLVKRAVTCVITPGTVLEDANLNTKSHNYLGALCYDTGQGRGGFAWADISTGQWSGVEFKRQAELWQWAQKLAPRELLVPEGLELPPHCLLEGVRLVRIPAAHFELKRATERVLRAQGVREAGALGLQGKNELMRSCGALLVYLDQTQKRNPDHLMPFRPLDLSRRLLIDEVTERNLEIFTRLNGRKGKGTLRHVLDDTMTPMGGRFLEDMLRHPWREAGPIAQIQEAVAFFHDDDRRRAALRESLREVYDLERLSTRISLNRGGPRDFIALRNSLAALPGVYAALIKNSDSGYATEAQALGHELPQSLCRIVKTWDHLEDCAALLSAALVDSPPSVITDGGLFKSGYNAELDKLLDLVEHGEQKLQELLEEEQRRTGISKLKMGYNRVFGYYYEVTRASHSGPMPEHFIRRQTLANAERFTTVALKELEEELLSAADKRKSLEYKMFQDLREHMARQRERIVHMADLVAQLDYWQSLAHVGRQNNWCRPRLTDDAHLDIREGRHPVVEAMMGSANFVPNNFRLDQKRRLCLLTGPNMAGKSTVLRQVAIICLLAQMGSMVPAAEATLGLVDRLFSRVGASDNLAQGQSTFMVEMMETARILRQATRRSLVILDEIGRGTSTYDGVALAWAVVEDLARRAGGELRTLFATHYHELTALEGRIPGVFTMNIAIREYNNDILFLHKLVPGPSDRSYGVEVARLAGVPVPVVQRARAILAGLERGREGARKAVAVASMPLPGLDLPQGNSNDAATDALPEINAAPPAAEHPLVRLLRDLAPETLSPLDALKLLMEWKRLWGTEPDGDSEEAQVEEA
- a CDS encoding DnaJ family domain-containing protein; its protein translation is MSDANPWSVIQFIAEKRIEEAQAKGEFDDLPGRGRPLELEDMSHVPEELRMAYKILRNAGCLPPELAERKEINRLVDLLERCEDERERVRQMQKLRFMIQRARMRHQRSIRIEQDDPYYARLLERLSALDKAH
- a CDS encoding Smr/MutS family protein produces the protein MSLSVGDAKKSAESPQRDEALLFARHEGGDGPDDAETAAFLRAMGEVRPLQARGREVSPEPQPGTPPPQGELSLQDFMDGKLEFALSFTDEYLEGHVVGLDQMIMNKLRAGGLSPEAHLDLHGLNAVQAFEALRGFMRSCWYKGLRTVLVVPGRGRNSPDGMGVLREKLQSWLTQDPFKRVVLAFCTAQPHDGGPGSVYVLLRKYRKKGRIYWERMPADADLY
- the secG gene encoding preprotein translocase subunit SecG encodes the protein MQTLILTLHIIVCVLLVILVLLQAGKEGMGVIFGGGNTSVFGSGGAGGILAKLTTLMAVIFVITSLSYTYVTSSRPSSESTILNVKIEEPAASVPAPAVPAPAQDPKAGQTAPAPQQPAATPGAETPADAPKAP
- the tpiA gene encoding triose-phosphate isomerase, translated to MQKIIAANWKMYKTRPEAAQTAAELALALPDGTPHGRLVLVFPPFTAVDAVAEAFTGKKNLAVGGQNFYPAAQGAFTGEISTGMLNDAGATWVLVGHSERRHVFSESDELIARKTAFALAQGFKVMLCVGEMLHEREAGQLRDVLSRQLSTALEPLPEALRGTLAGRLAVAYEPVWAIGTGKVAGPVEVQEAHAALRALLADMLGETAAELPILYGGSVKPTNASALVGLDNVDGLLVGGASLEAQSFLQIIGS
- the rimI gene encoding ribosomal protein S18-alanine N-acetyltransferase; this encodes MYGSVSIAASSTPLFQRLDARHATSMHALERRCFSLPWSEAQCRAAFAQPAFAAFGLFRGPELLAYISVYHTLDELEILNLAVVPEERRKGFGRRILNAALHVARKMGMQKVLLEVRVGNHAAIALYRSSGFRQVGVRPRYYTDSGEDALIYVCSLQE
- a CDS encoding NUDIX hydrolase — protein: MKQNLYPGLKNAALFLEVVDERNTPLCVMAEKDVLRQRLRHRAVALLIRDSAGRALLTFRAGRGWGFSSFALVRAGQAFEARARAMLREDWREEGGRLLSLGFCPPCPESRQAFVALFEARLPAALAAQKALDPDRNMLLDYDELKGLRAHFDDLLSPFMRVAVQGGYVRPR